The Candidatus Binataceae bacterium genome has a window encoding:
- the rpmE gene encoding 50S ribosomal protein L31 encodes MKTGIHPEYHRCVVTCACGNTFETRSTVNELQVEVCSNCHPFYTGTQRLVDTAGRIERFNRKYGRKVA; translated from the coding sequence ATGAAAACGGGAATTCATCCTGAATACCATCGATGCGTAGTTACCTGCGCATGCGGCAATACGTTCGAGACGCGTTCGACGGTCAACGAGCTGCAGGTCGAGGTTTGCTCGAATTGCCATCCCTTCTACACCGGCACTCAGCGGCTGGTGGACACGGCCGGACGGATCGAGCGGTTCAATCGCAAGTACGGCCGTAAAGTAGCATAG